Within Kineothrix sp. MB12-C1, the genomic segment ACATTCACATAAAGACGAAAGAAAAGCGATTACCCTTGCGGGTTTTTTGAGCGATTTGGGGTTGGCTACATTCATTGATTCATGCGTTTGGGGATATGCTGATAATTTGTTAAAACAAATTGATAATGAATACTGCGTTTCAAAGAGAAAAGATGATGGATCAATTGACTCATACAGTTATGAAAAACGTAATCAATCTACGGCGCATGTTCATATGTTGCTAAATGGTGCCTTAATGAAAATGATGGACAAAACAGAATGTTTGATTTTTCTTGATACACCGAATTCATTAAAAGCAAATGACATTCCAAATGGTACAACTGATTCTGGTTGGATTTATAGTGAATTACTGATGTCAAAATGCCTTCAAAGAAATTCTCCCGTCAGAAAAAGCATGAACTTCGCGTTAAATGAATCATTTGAACATAGTGCTCTTTCGGTAGAGTATGATGCAGATATTTCGCATTTGATTCTCATATCAAAAGAGGATATTATTAATGCTGCAAAAGCGAGCTGTCATGCAGGAGTGGAGGTACTAGATCAACTCTACGTATTGAAAAAAATATATAAAGGAAAATGAGTATGCCAGAAAAGAAAATCAAGCATCTTGAAATGATTGAAGCCATTATTGAACGAATGGCTAAAAATTCATTTCAGTTAAAAGGATGGTCGATGACATTGATTGCCCTTGTTGGAGCGATTTCATCACAAGGGTCTGATAAAAGGTTCATTTTGCTTGCGTTTATTCCGATTTTGGGATTTTGGGCATTAGATTCTTTTTATTTGCAGCAGGAACGAAAATATAAGCAATTGTATAAAAATGTTGCAGAGAAGGATGAGCCTCAAATAGATTTCAATTTGGATACAAGTAAAGCGACTGGAACGACAGAAGAAATGAAACGTCTTTGTATATGTAGTTGTTTTTTCTCAATAACAGAATTGTGCTTTTATCCAATAATTGCTGCGGCACTTATTATTCTAGTGATTGTGCTAAAGGTATTTTAACATTCGAAAGCTAAAGAAAAGAGGTCTACATATTTTGCCCAGAACCAAAGGAAGCAAGAACCGTCCCAAATCTGATATCGTATCTCAGATTGCAGAGAAGCAGACCCTCGTCACAACCCTGACCACCGAAATTGAAACCATCCAAAAAGAAATCAACGACCTAAAAGCCAACCTAAAAACCAAGAAATCCGAACTGAAGTCCGCCGAGAAAGAAGTAGGCAAGCTCGAAGCAAAAAAAGCTAAAGCGGATCAGAAAGCCGCGGAAGAAGCGAAAAAGTCGGAAGCCGAGGCTGTGGTCAAGAAACTGCTGGCCGGTGGCATGAGTGCTGATGAGATTCTTGAGAAGCTGAAGTAATATAAGCAGGGAAAAACAATTCTGAGGGAATGAGCTGTGTGAGGAGAAACGGATGTCAGAAGAAATCCCAAAAGCGAAGCGCGGCCGACCAAGGAAAAAGCCTGACTACGACAGAAATGAACAAATCGATGTCCTGTTGGAGAATGCGGTAGATCTGTTTGGCGAACCGTTTGATGACAGGAAAGAATGTTCAAAAGATGCTCCAAGTATCCGAGATGTGGCGAATGCTATGGATACGACACTGCTAAAGATTCGGAAGATTTTAATCACCACAGGGCATTATAGTACTAACCTCAGCCGGAAAGTACAATCCTTACGGGAACAGGGATGCAGTATCCAGCAGATTATGAAACAGACAGGTCTAAAGAGGGCATCTGTTCATGCGTACTTGCCTTATTCCAGAGGAAGTTACAATCTGTCTGAATCGTCATTGAATGCGGAACGCAAGAGAATTTGCCGAAAAAGGAAAATCGTTTGTGAAAGGCTTTGTCAGAATATAAATTCGACAGACGTAGAAGAACACCTTTGGGATGTAATCGTAGCGTTTGCAGACTATCCGTTTAAGACGGAAACTGGACTGCCCATGAAGTACACAGTGGAAGGTGGAGAAGTATTCTTCAACCGGAAAGAGAAAAGTGTAACGCGGGCAACAGTGATGAGAGCGTTTATGAAAGCACGACAAATTCAGAAGGCAGAGGGCTATGTAAGTGGCCCAAAGAGGCGGGGAACGTTTGGTGCAAGCTATCTGTATCCGATTTTTCTTTGGATTGGCGTGTGCTCAAGCACGCCATCGTCTAAAGGCGAAAATTAAGAGCCGTGTGAACTCCAAAAGTTCACATAGTTATTTTTAGGGGTAAAGGTTAGCTGGAACTAATCAAAGAGCATAATAATTGCCCCATCGTGAAGTGGGGCAGTCGATTAGTCATTATCCTCGGCTCGTATTCGGAGTAGCTCTATTTTCTCGTTTTCCGTTGCTGGCCGGACAGCCGGTCTATCGTTGTGTTCCACCGCCCCGCAGTCCGGGCAGCGGTCGGAAAGGGACTGCTTTCAAAGCGGTAATGGCAGGCATCGCAGAAATAGTATGATATTGACAATGAAATAGTATGATATTGACAATATCATTCATCCGGCGGCAACATCAAACTGAAAATGTGCCGGTAGATTGAACTGCTTGATAAACGCATGGTGCTGGGCGTGATAGTGCCGTAGATCGTATCCCAGATGATGCAGCTCAAGAAGTTTTACCATCACCAGATTGAGGTGAATCCGCTTCGTTGCAGAAATCTGCGCAGCGTCCAGCCCACGCTTCGTCATTTGATAGACTTCATCACTGTCCAGCATCAGGTGGGATGTAAAAGCGTTATGCTCGTATAGAAGGATGTGTTTGTCCTTAATGGTCAGAAACTTGTTTAGGGTATGCAAGTCCATAAGAAGCTGATGCTCAAGATAATGTCCGAGGGCATAACCGCACACCATCTGCTTTGTCTGTTTGTCCAGCTGGCGATTGATAAGAATCAAAGGCTTATCAAAATAGAGCGAAAGTAAACCTAACATATCTTTAATGCGAGAAGTTTCACTGATATCCAGACTGCAACTGCGCGCGATCTCTTTGATGTTGCGAGTTCCGACATTTTGGACAAGTTCATTAGCAACTTGGTGAATAAATGCAGAATCCATAATGTAATCTCCTTCCGGGGATGGCATAGTGAATGGAACAGTGGTTTACAGGTTCATTATTCGTTCCTTTTCTCGTTTTTGTTCTCGGTACTTAAAATAGGCTTTGTGCATTTCATACATGATGCCGTCCATATCCTGCGGGGTCAAATCTCCACTGGCAAATAGCTCAGTAAGCTCAAATGCGAGATGCTGGGCTTCTATTTTGCCCTTTTTTCCGTAGGCTTCGGCGGCACGTTCGATAAATAAAGACTGATCCGGCTGTAAATAGGTCAAAGGTACATGGAATATATCGGCCATCTTTTCGAGCATTTCAACACTGCGAGGGTAGCGACCATCCCGCTCCCACCCGATGATCGTTCTCTTGCTGACTCCGAGGCATTTTGCTAATTCGTCTTGTGTTAGATTGTTCTTTTTGCGCAGATCACGAACTTTTGCTCCAAATTTCATGTTTACAACCTTTCTATGGAGTAGTTATCGTGCGTTACTAATGTGAAACAAGATTTGTAATTATTCATTTTGAAATATGCAACAAACTTTCACAATTCCTACTTGACACAGCGACGCTCTGTGTATATAATAGTGCCATATTCTTTCAACTTTTGGATTATTATACTTGAAAATGAGTAAATATGCAAGTGGAAAAAAGTGAAAAGTGAACGAAAGTTCAAAGGTTGAGGGCAATAGAAACCGAAATAACCGAAACCAACACAAAGGAGGCCGTGAAAGATGAACAATGGAGATCATGAAATCCGCACTCCGAAAGGGCTGCGGATCGGAAATCGTAGTGTCGTAGATGGAAAGAATATGCTTCAGATAAAGCGTGGTGGCTGTGAAGATTATATCTCTGCTGAATCTCTGGTGGAGTACATTCACGGTCTGCCTGTAAAGAGTATTGAATTTGTCACCCCGGAAGATCGCCGGAAAGATGCCTGACGGAAGAAAGGCTTCATCGGACACTGAAAGGAAAGAGATGGAATCTTAGGCGGCACCTGGTTAAAGCAAATATTATATGAAAATTGTGTTAGTACACAATGTATTTTAATAGTTAAGAAGGCTTTCAATAAAATTAGATTTGACAGTTCAGTAAAGAAATATCAAGATTGGGATTTCGCAATTAGAGCATCGTATTCACTGAAGATGGGGTACTTAAAAAGGCCTTTAGTTATTGCTGAAGTACAGGAAAACAGTATTTCCCGAAGGACATCAAGATATACCTCTTAAGAAATACGTGACCATTGTATGTCCTTCCCTATCAGAAGTAAAATTGCATTTGAAGCCACTGCTTATACTGTTTATTCCAACTATTGCGGTAAGTCTTTATAAATATATGGACAAGATTATGATAGGGGCTTTGTTCAATAAAGCAGAATTAGGAATCTATGAGAATGCGGAGAAAGTTATTAACATTCCGCTAACGGTAATTACATCGTTCGGCGTTGTGATGCTTCCTAAAATGTCAAACCTTGCTATTTCGAATAACAAGAATAAAACATTAAGATATATAGATATTTCGATGGAATTTATAATGTATCTTGCATTTGGCCTGGCGTTCGGTCTCGCTGCTTTAGGTGATACATTTGCTCCAGTTTTTTGGGGGGAAGAATTTTCCAGATCAGGTGGGATTATAATGGGATTAGCTTCTACCATCCCTTTTATAGCTTTTGCTAATATTATTAGAACACAATATTTAATACCGAATTTCAGAGACCATGAATTTATAATTTCAATTATTATTGGAGCGGTTATAAATTTAATTGTAAACGGACTTCTTATTCCACAACTTGGAGCAATAGGAGCTATGGTTGGAACCATTGTTGCAGAAGTTACTGTTTGCCTAATTCAATCCATAACTGTGAAAAATCAACTTAATATATTTTCTTATTTTAAATGGTGTTTGATTTATTTGATGATGGGTGGTGTGACCTTTTTACCCGTATTTTGGATTGGGAAAATACTTGGAAACCATGTATTTACAATTTTAATACAAGTTATTATAGGCGCTGTTGTATACATAGATATGGGCATTTTGTTTTTTGTTTTCACAAGAAATCGGATTGTACTAAATTTGTTAAGGAACCTATTTGGTAGAATGAAATTATAGTAAATTTAAATATAAGATGACAAACTATAAATATTCAATAGTTTTGTGATACTTTAATCATTAAAAAGGTAACTTTAATAAACCGCTTGAAAATATCGTATTTCAGATAGGGGTAGAATCTTCTGAAAAGAAAATAGTTAGCTAAACTTTTACTCCGACAAGTTCGCTATATGTGTTATAGTTGCTTGGTGAGATTCGCTTTTCTCTGTTTCTTGGTATAATAGGTGGAAATGTCATATTAGAACGAATCAAAGGGAAGAGATTTACTTGATTACAAGTTTCTATGTTTTGATGGAATACCTCGTTTTGTGTGGGTAGATGTAGATCGTTTTAATAAACATAAGAGAAATGTATACAACATGAACTGGGAATTGCAAAATTGGAATCAGAGAGGTTATGGAAATACTAAATTTACAATAAAGCGTCCTGAAAACTTTGAACAGATGATAGATATTGCTAGAAGATTAGCAGGAGGTTTTTCGCATGTAAGGGTTGATTTATACAATGTTGAAGGAAAAATCTATTTTGGTGAAATGACATTTACAAATGGAAGTGGATTTGAGGAGATTGTACCTGCTTCTGCAGATTTAATGCTTGGACATCTTTGGAAGTTAAATATGACACTGTCAAATTAGAATAGTTATAAGTTTTGCATAAAATGAGGTTGCTATAACGATTTTTTGTTACATACTAGCCCGGTAATGTTTTTCTTTTTTAGAAATTGCCCACTCTTGTAACCCCTTCATCTTACACCACAGTCGTTGATGTGATGTATTTGAGTTATAATTTAAATGACTTTATATGGATAAGGATTATTTGAAGACTAAATATAATAATATATTCTAAGGTAAATTGGAATTGTGTGTACAAAGATCTGTAAATTAATTGATATTTCGCCCCCTTTCGTATATACTATGTATATACGGAAGGAGGCGAAATTATGATAACACAGGTAAAAGCTTGGGGAAATGGGCAAGGTGTGAGATTTTCAAAAGAATTGCTAGATACAATAGGAGTTCGTGTCGATGAGTTTCTTGATGTTCAGATTAAGGATGGAAGTATAATTCTATCTAAGACATTCAAGCATAAGACATTAGAGGAGAGAACTGCAGAATTCCAGGGGAAAATAGGTTCTTATGAAGAATTTTCATGGGGAGAGCTGGAAGGAAGGGAACAATGGTAAAATATGACGACTGAGATTGCACAAGGGGATATTCTTTCAGTTGAAAGAATCAATACTCCGATATTGGTTGTGAGTAAAACATTTTTTAATCGAACAGAGCAGGTTATTGCATGCCCCGTTTTGAGAAGTGCATCTGAAGATCCATTACACATACCGATTATTGCAATGGATATGCAAGGGATTGCTTTATGTGAACAGATGAAATTACTGGATTTACGGATTCGAGGATATAAAAAGTTAACCGAATTGAAAATGGAAGACGTTATGAATATAACAGATGCTATACAGGGTATTTTTGATTATTATCCATTCGGAAAATAATGTGTATATATGGAATAACGTTAATAATAGAGAAGCTATTGTTATTTCTTAATAGTCTGATTATAATGAGTTTATAGGCAAAATGGATGCAACGTCATACATCTCGAAGGAGGATATATGACGAAGAATTTTCAGGAACTAGATTTGAGCAATGCCTTTTTATTTGCAGTGACGATGCAGGATGCGGAGACCTGCCGCATGATATTGGAGATTATTTTACAACAGCCTATTTCTAAGGTTAAGGTTCAGGTAGAACATAGTATTTTATATAGTACAGACTTTCGGAGTGTACGTTTGGATGTGTATGCCAGTGATGAGGTACAAGTGGACTATAACTTAGAGATGCAGAATGAAAAGGAAGACAACCTCGTCAAGAGAAGCCGGTATTATCAGGCGCAGATGGATGTTGCTTCTTTGAAGCCGGGTGAGCGTATTGATGACTTAAAACCCAATTACATTATTTTTATCTGCGCATTCGATCCGTTCAACAAAGGACTTTATCGTTATACCTTTGAGAATCGTTGTAGAGAACGTGACTTTCCGTTGGAGGATGGTGCCATTAAGATTTTCCTTAATACGAAGGGGAAAAATGTGGAGGAGGTTCCAGAGGTATTAAAGAACTTCCTGCAATATCTGGAAAATAGTACGGATAAATGCGCAGCAGATTTGCAGGACCAAACAATCGATCAACTGCATGCTAAGGTTACCGCGATTAAAAGGAATAGAGAATGGGAGGGACGTTATATGACATTTGAAGAGTTACTCCAAAAGAGAGAAAAGACAGGCCGTGAAGAAGGCCGAACAGAGGGATTTGAACAAAAGCAGGAGGAAATGCTGCGATTGATCCGCTGTATGACGGATGATGGAAAGTCAGATCAGATATCCAGACTCGCAAGTGATCCCGCTTTCTTCCAGAAAATGTACGAAAAATATATTACTTTAAAATCTTAAATAATTCTAATTATTCTATGATTGGCTGCATAATTGCAGCCAATATCATTCATTCAAACTTACCCAATTGATTAAATAATGTATGATGTTTTCATTTTGCCTATGCATAAGGAACAAACAGTCTATGTTCTATGAAGGGACTGGGAGAAGAAGGTATACCGTGGCCGCTTGCGAACAAGGAAAAGAAAGCGCATAGTTATGGAAAGCGCTCTCTTTGTTTGTTTTATGCTATTATATAGATAAGGCGTATCTTATTTATCTTTTTCCGGAATATTGCCTTTGCCATAGTATGCCAAGAGGTAAATATCCTCTAATTCAGACACAAGAGGAAGCCTGGGGTTCGCTGTTGTGCATTGGTCACCGAAGGCCAGATCGGCAAGTCCCGGGAGTTTGAAGAGGAAGTCTTTTTCATCGATGCCGTATTCCTTTAAGTTATTAGGAATTTCCAAATGCTTATTGAGATCTTCCACTTCTTTTGCCAGCATTTCTACGGCTTCAGCATTATTTTTCGGATTCCTTCCTAATTTCTTCATCAATTCAAAAATCTTATCACCTACAATATAACTTTCATATTTCGGGAAGGATGTAACCTTAGTGGGACAATCAACACCATTGTATCGTATTACATGGGGCAATAGAATTGCATTTGCACAACCGTGAGGAATATGATATTCGCCGCCCAGTTTATGAGCCAGGGAATGGTTAATTCCGAGGAAAGCATTGGTAAATGCCATACCTGCAATCGTTGAAGCATTATGCATCTTCTCGCGTGCGATAGGACTCTGTGCACCCTTGTCATAAGACTCTTTTAAATACTTGAAGACTAAATCAATTGCATGAATGGCCAGTGCATCGGTATAATCGGATGCTACCACTGAGATATATGCCTCAATTGCATGAGTCAGAACATCCATACCGGTCCAAGCGGTTGATTTCTTGGGAACTGTCATAACAAAATCAGGATCTATAATTGCAATGTCAGGTGTCAATTCGTAATCCGCCAGAGGATATTTCTTATTTTCTTGTTTATCAGAAATAACGGCAAAGGAGGTGACCTCCGAGCCTGTTCCGGAAGTAGTTGGAATTGCTACGAACTGTGCCTTTTTACCCAAGGTAGGGAATTTATAGGTACGCTTACGGATATCCAAAAACTTCAAGGACATATTCTTGAAATCTGCAGTCGGATTTTCATAGAATAACCACATACCCTTAGCTGCATCAATAGCGGAACCTCCGCCCAATGCAATAATTACGTCGGGTTTGAACTTATTCATTTCTTCTACGCCCTTTAGGATAGTTTCAAGGCTCGGGTCAGGCTCAACTTGATCGAAAATCTCACTGTGTACATAATCAGGACGCTTTCTTAATTGATATAATACCTTGCTGACATAGCCTAATTGTGTCATAGATGGGTCAGTTACAATAAATGCCTTTGTGATGTTAGGCATTTTTGATAAATATGCGGTTGAACCGGACTCAAAATAAATCTTACTGGGTACCTTGAACCATTGCATATTATTCCTCCTCTTTGCTACACGCTTATAGTTTACCAGATCGACAGCGGATACGTTATGGGTAGTAGAATTACCGCCGTAAGAGCCGCAGCCTAAGGTAAGAGAGGGCATGTTTGTATTATATAAATCACCGATTGCACCATGCGTGGAAGGTGAGTTTACAAGGATACGGCCGGTTCTCATTCGAGCCGAGAAGGTCTTAATGACATCATCATCATTGGAATGGATGACAGAGGAATGGCCCAGACCGCCAAGCTCAATCATCTTCTCGCAAAGCTGGAGACCCTTCTCCAGATTTTGAGCCTTAAGAACTGCGAGTACGGGGGAAAGCTTCTCTTTGGACAGAGGGTACTGCGGACCAACTCCATCTAACTCCGTACATAAAATCTTGGTGTTTACAGGAATACTAATTCCGGCCAGTGCCGCAATATCGAACGGTGACTTTCCAACGACGGCAGGATTAACAGCACCGGTTTCTTTATTAATTACCACAGGCTCCAGGAGCTTAATCTCTTCTTTGGTTGCGAAGTAGCAGCCATCCTTCTTCATCAGCTCCACAACTTCAGCATATACGGGAGCCTCGATAATTACGGCCTGCTCGGAAGCACAGATCATACCGTGATCAAAGGATTTGGATAATATCAGATCATTTACGGCACGCTTTAAGTTTGAGGTTTTTTCAATAAAGCAGGGAACATTACCGGGTCCTACACCAAGGGCAGGCTTTCCGCAGGAATAGGCCTGCTTAACCATTCCTGATCCGCCGGTAGCCAGAATCATAGATACATCGGGATGATTCATTAGTTCTCGGGTAGCATCGATGGAAGGATATTCAATCCATTGTATACAGTTTTTGGGAGCACCGGCCTTGATAGCTGCCTCATATAAGGTTTTTGCAGCTTCCTTGGAGCATTGCTGGGAACTGGGATGGAAACCAAAAATAATCGGGTTTCTGGTCTTTATACAAGTTAAGCATTTGAACATGGTAGTGGAGGTGGGATTTGTAACAGGAGTAACACCGGCAACGATACCTACTGGCTCAGCCACGATCATGTAATCTTCTTCTTCATTATCTTCAATAATACCAACTGTTTTCTGATATTTGATGGAATGCCATACATATTCTGTTGCAAAAATATTTTTTGTAATCTTATCTTCGTAGATTCCTTTTCCGGTTTCTTCTATTGCCATTTTAGCAAGTACTTGCTGCTTTGCGAGTCCTGCAAGGACCATCTCATGAACTATATTATTAACTGTCTCTTGATCCAGGGATAAAAAGTCATTTAGTGCACCTAGTGCGTTTTTCACTAATTGATCAACATGTTCCTTTGGTGTGGGTTGTTGTAATTTATTAGACATAGATATCCTCCTTTTTAATTGTTAAAAAATTAACATAATGGTTATGTGATGAATATAACAGAAAAAAAAGTATTTGTAAATACATTTGTTAAAAAAATAACAATTAAAATTCTATAAATTTTTTGATTTATAGAATATATAATAACCTTCATCATATAAAAAATTTATGTTAGTCGTTAAAATCTGATTTCAACGGTGTCAGTGATTGTGGCAAAGACAAAGGGAAAATCAGATTAAAAGTGTAAACAATTCTTATTATTCTTACCATTGGCTGCAATTATGCAGCCAATGTCATTCATTCAAACTCACCCAATTGATGAAATAGTGTATGAGGTTTTCCATTTTGCCTTTCTCGGTAACTTTATTCATATTCAAGTTGTCTTTTTATTTACAATAATTCTCCATACTTATGGACAAATATTTTTTTAAATATGGTAGCAAGGGCCATATATAGGAATATGGTCAATACGAGCCATGCAAAGTAAACAGCAGGCAAGGGAGACAGACCGATTGCGGTTCCGAATCCGGTGAAAGGGATAATGCTTAATATAGCAATACCGGCGAAGGTAAGCAGTGTTACAGGAGCAGAAGCGCGGCTCTGAATAAAAGGGATTTGAGGTGTGCGAAGCATGTGAATAACAAGTGTCTGTGTCCACATAGATTCCACGAACCATCCGGCCTGAAATACTGCAATAAATAGTGCTTTTGTGGATGGATCAGTAATTTGATGGAAATATAGCCCGCCGCATACTGCGGGACAAATAATAAAATACATGAGTAAATAGGTGGTGATATCAAATACAGAGCTTGTAGGGCCGATCCAAAGCATAAATTTTCCGATGTTAGATGCGTCCCAT encodes:
- a CDS encoding helix-turn-helix transcriptional regulator: MKFGAKVRDLRKKNNLTQDELAKCLGVSKRTIIGWERDGRYPRSVEMLEKMADIFHVPLTYLQPDQSLFIERAAEAYGKKGKIEAQHLAFELTELFASGDLTPQDMDGIMYEMHKAYFKYREQKREKERIMNL
- a CDS encoding AbrB/MazE/SpoVT family DNA-binding domain-containing protein, which codes for MITQVKAWGNGQGVRFSKELLDTIGVRVDEFLDVQIKDGSIILSKTFKHKTLEERTAEFQGKIGSYEEFSWGELEGREQW
- a CDS encoding ImmA/IrrE family metallo-endopeptidase, translated to MDSAFIHQVANELVQNVGTRNIKEIARSCSLDISETSRIKDMLGLLSLYFDKPLILINRQLDKQTKQMVCGYALGHYLEHQLLMDLHTLNKFLTIKDKHILLYEHNAFTSHLMLDSDEVYQMTKRGLDAAQISATKRIHLNLVMVKLLELHHLGYDLRHYHAQHHAFIKQFNLPAHFQFDVAAG
- a CDS encoding ATP-grasp fold amidoligase family protein — encoded protein: MWVDVDRFNKHKRNVYNMNWELQNWNQRGYGNTKFTIKRPENFEQMIDIARRLAGGFSHVRVDLYNVEGKIYFGEMTFTNGSGFEEIVPASADLMLGHLWKLNMTLSN
- a CDS encoding oligosaccharide flippase family protein, with protein sequence MTIVCPSLSEVKLHLKPLLILFIPTIAVSLYKYMDKIMIGALFNKAELGIYENAEKVINIPLTVITSFGVVMLPKMSNLAISNNKNKTLRYIDISMEFIMYLAFGLAFGLAALGDTFAPVFWGEEFSRSGGIIMGLASTIPFIAFANIIRTQYLIPNFRDHEFIISIIIGAVINLIVNGLLIPQLGAIGAMVGTIVAEVTVCLIQSITVKNQLNIFSYFKWCLIYLMMGGVTFLPVFWIGKILGNHVFTILIQVIIGAVVYIDMGILFFVFTRNRIVLNLLRNLFGRMKL
- a CDS encoding Rpn family recombination-promoting nuclease/putative transposase — encoded protein: MTKNFQELDLSNAFLFAVTMQDAETCRMILEIILQQPISKVKVQVEHSILYSTDFRSVRLDVYASDEVQVDYNLEMQNEKEDNLVKRSRYYQAQMDVASLKPGERIDDLKPNYIIFICAFDPFNKGLYRYTFENRCRERDFPLEDGAIKIFLNTKGKNVEEVPEVLKNFLQYLENSTDKCAADLQDQTIDQLHAKVTAIKRNREWEGRYMTFEELLQKREKTGREEGRTEGFEQKQEEMLRLIRCMTDDGKSDQISRLASDPAFFQKMYEKYITLKS
- the adhE gene encoding bifunctional acetaldehyde-CoA/alcohol dehydrogenase translates to MSNKLQQPTPKEHVDQLVKNALGALNDFLSLDQETVNNIVHEMVLAGLAKQQVLAKMAIEETGKGIYEDKITKNIFATEYVWHSIKYQKTVGIIEDNEEEDYMIVAEPVGIVAGVTPVTNPTSTTMFKCLTCIKTRNPIIFGFHPSSQQCSKEAAKTLYEAAIKAGAPKNCIQWIEYPSIDATRELMNHPDVSMILATGGSGMVKQAYSCGKPALGVGPGNVPCFIEKTSNLKRAVNDLILSKSFDHGMICASEQAVIIEAPVYAEVVELMKKDGCYFATKEEIKLLEPVVINKETGAVNPAVVGKSPFDIAALAGISIPVNTKILCTELDGVGPQYPLSKEKLSPVLAVLKAQNLEKGLQLCEKMIELGGLGHSSVIHSNDDDVIKTFSARMRTGRILVNSPSTHGAIGDLYNTNMPSLTLGCGSYGGNSTTHNVSAVDLVNYKRVAKRRNNMQWFKVPSKIYFESGSTAYLSKMPNITKAFIVTDPSMTQLGYVSKVLYQLRKRPDYVHSEIFDQVEPDPSLETILKGVEEMNKFKPDVIIALGGGSAIDAAKGMWLFYENPTADFKNMSLKFLDIRKRTYKFPTLGKKAQFVAIPTTSGTGSEVTSFAVISDKQENKKYPLADYELTPDIAIIDPDFVMTVPKKSTAWTGMDVLTHAIEAYISVVASDYTDALAIHAIDLVFKYLKESYDKGAQSPIAREKMHNASTIAGMAFTNAFLGINHSLAHKLGGEYHIPHGCANAILLPHVIRYNGVDCPTKVTSFPKYESYIVGDKIFELMKKLGRNPKNNAEAVEMLAKEVEDLNKHLEIPNNLKEYGIDEKDFLFKLPGLADLAFGDQCTTANPRLPLVSELEDIYLLAYYGKGNIPEKDK
- a CDS encoding type II toxin-antitoxin system PemK/MazF family toxin, which produces MTTEIAQGDILSVERINTPILVVSKTFFNRTEQVIACPVLRSASEDPLHIPIIAMDMQGIALCEQMKLLDLRIRGYKKLTELKMEDVMNITDAIQGIFDYYPFGK